In Meleagris gallopavo isolate NT-WF06-2002-E0010 breed Aviagen turkey brand Nicholas breeding stock chromosome 5, Turkey_5.1, whole genome shotgun sequence, a single window of DNA contains:
- the UNC93B1 gene encoding protein unc-93 homolog B1, translating into MEKDPGCHQDVAKTAGEMLGPEAQLDDMVGAHTDYNEEEEEQKYFRRKRLGVVKNVLAASLAAMLTYSVYLGLLQMQLILHYDETYREVKYSNMELEDIDRKVLMGINVTPVVALLYTPVLIRFFGTKWTMFLAVGIYALFVSSNYWERYFTLVPSAVAIGVAIVPLWASLGNYITRMAQKYYEYANYKEEHVQEQRQAPRGACSAYIVVFQTIFYICFHLSFICAQMPMLFFLNNYIYQLNHTLYGVKRCGTLSHGTLTGFNKTVLHSLPRSVNLIVVESVLMAAAFLAMLVVLLLCGSAYRTTEEIDLRSIGWGNIFQLPFKHMRDYRLRHLLPFFIYSGFEVLFVCNDFSLNYGVCTLGLEKLAYLLIAYGFSASTCSSFALCMLRLQRQYPLLAGALLHASILVTLFCWAPMPRQVEQAPLLYTIAALWGMGSALNKTGISILLGMLYEDKERQDFVFTIYHWWQALAIFAVYLWSGLPMKAKLSLMLLALGLAAGSYGWMERRLAQRVAFRLPRMPRPRHRASGYRYLEDNDSDETNSEGEGTSRDNSHPPAEEDETPRDDKEQRN; encoded by the exons ATGGAGAAGGACCCCGGCTGCCACCAGGATGTGGCCAAAACAGCGGGTGAGATGCTGGGCCCTGAGGCACAG CTGGACGACATGGTGGGAGCGCACACGGACTAcaatgaggaggaggaggaacagaaatatttccgCCGCAAGCGTCTCGGCGTGGTGAAGAATGTGCTGGCTGCCAGCTTGGCCGCCATGCTCACCTACAGCGTCTACCTGG GCCTGCTGCAGATGCAGCTCATCCTGCACTATGACGAGACCTACCGGGAGGTGAAGTACAGCAACATGGAGCTGGAGGACATCGACCGCAAGGTGCTGATGGGCATCAATGTCACCCCCGTGGTGGCACTGCTCTACACGCCTGTCCTCATCCGGTTCTTCGGCACTAAGTGGACCATGTTCCTGGCCGTGGGCATCTATGCCCTCTTTGTCTCCAGCAACTACTGGGAGCGCTACTTCACACTAGTGCCCTCTGCTGTGGCTATCGGGGTGGCCATCGTGCCGCTCTGGGCCTCCTTGGGCAACTACATTACGCG GATGGCACAGAAGTACTACGAGTATGCCAACTACAAGGAGGAGCACGTGCAGGAGCAGCGGCAAGCACCACGTGGAGCCTGCAGTGCCTACATTGTCGTCTTCCAGACCATCTTCTACATCTGCTTCCAC CTGAGCTTCATCTGCGCGCAGATGCCCATGCTCTTCTTCCTCAACAATTACATCTACCAGCTCAACCACACACTCTACGGGGTGAAGCGCTGTG GTACCTTGAGCCATGGCACGCTGACTGGCTTCAATAAGACGGTGCTGCACAGTCTGCCTCGCAGTGTCAACCTCATCGTGGTGGAGAGCGTCCTGATGGCAGCTGCCTTTCTTGCCATGCTGGTG GTCCTGCTGCTCTGCGGCTCGGCGTATCGGACCACTGAGGAGATTGATCTGCGCAGCATAGGCTGGGGGAACATATTTCAGCTGCCCTTCAAGCACATGCGGGACTATCGCCTCCGCcacctccttcctttcttcatctACAGTGGCTTTGAGGTGCTCTTCGTCTGCAATGACTTCTCCCTG AACTATGGCGTGTGCACCCTGGGGCTGGAGAAGCTGGCATACCTCCTCATCGCCTACGGCTTCTCCGCCTCCACCTGCTCCAGCTTTGCCCTCTGCATGCTGCGCCTGCAGCGTCAGTACCCACTGCTGGCAGGAGCCTTGCTCCACGCTTCTATCCTGGTGACACTCTTCTGCTGGGCACCTATGCCCCGACAAGTGGAGCAGGCACCTCTGCTTTACACCATAGCCGCACTCTGGGGAATGGGCAGTGCCCTCAACAAGACTGGCATTAGCA TCCTCCTCGGCATGCTGTATGAAGACAAAGAGCGCCAAGACTTCGTCTTCACCATCTACCACTGGTGGCAGGCGCTGGCCATCTTCGCTGTGTACCTGTGGTCAGGGCTGCCCATGAag GCCAAGCTGTCTCTCATGCTGTTGGcgctggggctggcagcaggttCTTATGGCTGGATGGAGCGCCGGCTGGCACAGCGCGTGGCCTTCCGCCTGCCCCGCATGCCACGTCCACGCCACAGGGCCAGCGGATACCGCTACTTGGAGGACAATGACTCTGACGAAACCAACTCAGAGGGTGAAGGGACGAGCCGTGACAACAGCCATCCACCAGCGGAGGAGGACGAGACGCCGAGAGATGACAAGGAGCAGAGAAATTAA